TCGGGCGCAGGCATGGCTTGAAGTGTTTCTACGAGGGCTTTTATAGAATGGGTAGAATGAGTCATTCAAATTAAATTCCAAAAGTTGTCGAAATCACACGCCCCTGACGCTCATCGGCACTGTCGATCAAACTATCAACGACAAATGTACGCTGCAACCAACGGTCTGTGCCATCAAATCTGGGTGAATATTGGCTGCGACCATGAACAGCCACGGCATTATCAACCACCAACAAATCACCCTTTTCCAAGCACACCCCTGTGTGGCATGATTCAACTGCACGGGATAAAGCTTCCAATGCTGCTTGCGCCTCCTCATCCTCCCCCACCATCAAATCGGCATCAAACACCATGGTTGGGCACTCTGGCTCGCCACTCAACACGGGCACCAATTCTCCCAGAACATTGGTACGACCATGCAAATAACTTTCGTCAATGGCGGTACGGAAACGCGGCTGAAATAAAACACGCACCACATCATCACTCAACAACGGCAGTACTTCACGAATCGAGGCCAAAGTAGTTGAAGCGGCTGGGTCACCTTTTAAGCATAATAACAGCAAATAACTGGGGCGATGCGGGTGAAATGCGGCTTCGGTATGAAACATCAAAGGCACTTTAGACGAGGTCGATACTTGACGATCGCTGGCTGTTTTGGTGGGCACAAGGTTTTGAATCAAGCGCCCCCCCAACTCTGGCTCATAACCCACAGGCTCGCCCAAGCATTTGGCAACCGTCAGCAAAGTCAGTTCACTGGTGCAATCTTTCGTTGTGGGGGTCGTCGGTGTTATTGGCGTCGCAGGCAACTCCCCAACAGTTAAACCCTTAATCAACAACCCACCACTTTTATGCGGATGGGCATGAAACTCACGCAATGCCTCACGCACAGCAGCGGGCAAACAATCGGCGTGTTTGTCCGCCTGATTGATGAATGATTCATCTTGAAAATCGCATGCGGGTGCAAAAAAGGCCAAAGGGATGATGTTGTGCACCACTTTAGGTTGAATGTGTTGTGTGATCATGATGACTCCAAGAAAATGTTGTGATGTTCCAAATCATACACGAAATGGAATTTAAATTCCATAAATTTGAAGTTAAGTTTTAAAAATTCCATAACCTACAAAAATTGATGCCACATACAATTTAATGGATAATGGATTCACACTTTAAAAAGAGCCCTTTAATTATGCACACACCACCACCTCCTCTCGCTGAACTCATTGGCCAACATGCACATGCCCTGACCAAATCCGAACGACGCGTTGCCGAAATTGTGCTGCAACAACCCAAATTTGTTGCTTTTGGCACAGTTTCTGATTTGGCACAAGCTGCAGAATCGGGTGTCGCCACAGTGGCACGTTTATCTTCCAAGCTTGGTTTCAGTGGTTTCAGTGACATGCAAAATGCAGTGCGCCATAGCCTTGCCAGTCTGCTTGAGCCCGCAGCCGTGCGCATCAAAGACAATGCAAACAGCACGCTGGAGCACCATTTACAAATGGAAATCAGTAATTTGCAACACACATTGAATAACATCGATCAAGTCAAATTGGACGCCAGCATCGCCCAGCTCAGTGAATTAAAATCATCGGTTTACGTGATTTCAGGTAACGCCTCTCGTGGAGTGGCTCAACAATTCATCGAAGATTTATCCGCACTCAGACCCCATGTGTACATGGTTGAAGGCAATCCAGTGCAAGTGGCTCGAACGATGACCCAATTAAACCCAAATGATGCGATCGTGGCCATTGATTTGCGCCGTTATGACCGCTGGGTCGTGGAAGCCGTTGAAACTGCATATGGGCGGGGACTCAATGTCATCGCCATCATTGACAGCGTATTGTCACCATTGAGCACGCTCACCAGTCAAGTGATGGTGGTTGCAGCAGCGGGCGCTGGGCCTTTTGACAGCCACGTCGGAACATTGGCTTTATTGAATGTATTGGTTGCAGGTACAGCAGAGAAATTACGACGCAGCGCAAGCAGCCGCCTCAGTCAAGCTGAGGATGCATGGCATGCGGCTGATGTGTTGGTGGATCGATGACCCCATGTTCAATAACCATTGAACAATGTTCATTGAAGTCAGTTGGCCTTGTAATATTTATCTTTTAATCCAACAATCAATTGAGCGTACGCTTGCGCAGCCATCACATCACGCCCCCACGGCTTGCGTTTTTTCGGTAAGAACCTCAACCAGCCTGTTGTTCTAGCCAAATGCACCACACTGGCTTGCACTTCTGGTCGCTCTTGTTTGATGTAGCGCCACAGCAAATCGGCCTTGGCGTCGTTGCTCAACTCAACCAACCATGTCGATGAAAATAAAAAAAATAGCCAATCCCTTGATTGGGCATTCACCAGCCCCATGGATTGTTCTGGGTCATCTTCAAAATCAATAAAAAACACTTGTCCCTTGTCATACATGAGGTTGCGAAAAAAAGACTGGCTCAGGTTCTGACCTTTTTTATGGACATCTAAGATGGCATTTAATGCCTGCTCCCAGTAATAACTGGCGGGATGCTCACCATGAAGCATTTTATCGCGCAAATTACTTGTCCCTAAATATTCAATGGCGAACCATTCTGAAGAGGCATGCAACAATTGAGGCACGGGTACCCCCGCAGTGGTTAAACGCTTAATTCGAGACACTTCGATCGTTTGAGCAGCAGCCCCACCAGGAACATGCGCAGGCATAAGTAAAGGCTCGCCCAGTAAATATGAACACGCACGTAAAATTACATAACGCCAAGCAGGACGTGCGATTTCTTGGCGTTTGACGACCACTTTCTGACCATCCACATTGGTGACGAACACACGTGCATGCTCCGTTACGAATTGCTGCTCAATTAAACTGACTTGCGATGGTAATAACATAACAAAACATCCAAAACGAATCCTTTGCTTGTTTGTGTGACAAAGGTTTATTTATACAATGGCTATATTTTTAATATTTTTGTCATTATACAAAACATAAAGTCGTTTAGTCATTTAGCCAGCGTTTTTTTATGACCCCCAACTCAACCAGTATCATCAAAACCACAAGCACCCACCACAATGCCCAAAGATGGTGCGACAAGAAATGTCCACCCTGTAAAATACGGACAGCCCCCAATGCTGTGCTCAAAAACAAGGCGTACCACACAAAAGCTTTCGCCCCCAACCATGTGGGTATGCGATCATCACCAACGACCAAATTTTTTCGCCAGATGGTGGGTGGCCAGCCCATCACAAAAGCCACTGCAATGATCGAAAAACCAGCCGCCCCATGCCCTGCAGGCCAGCACTTAATCACTTGAGGTGCCCAAGGTCGTGCGGTAAACAAGTCAACATACGTCCATTCACCACCGAAAGGCTTTAAATCCCATGGGCACGCCACATTGGTCTGGCTTTTAATCACATTGACCACCACCACAGTGGCCACCGCGCCAATCAGCAGTCCAATCCAGCGACGCCAAACCTCATGTTGCACAGCATTTAAACCTGTTTTCCATTTTAAATAGCCCCCGTAAACCACTTGGATCAACATATAAACAGGCACAATCCGCAGCACATTTTGAGGTAAATTATGTAAATATTTTTCGACCCAACCTTTGTGCAACAAGACAAAACGCCCGGTGGCATCATCGTATAATAACTGCGCAAACCACATGTCAACCGCATGTCCCCAAGGAAAAACTTCAGTCAACAGCAACAACAATACCCCCGTCACCAACAACCAAAGCCAAATCCGTTGCGTCATGCTTTTTGCCACCATTATAATTGCGCTCCACCCACTGTTAAACCGTCAATGCGCAAGGTGGGTTGTCCCACACCCACAGGAACACTCTGTCCTTCCTTGCCACAAATACCAACCCCCGAATCAAGGGACATATCGTTACCAATCATTTTCACTTTAGTCAAAGCATCAGGACCATTGCCGATCAAAGTTGCCCCTTTGATCGGTTGGGTGATTTTTCCATTTTCAATCAAATACGCCTCAGTGGTCGAGAAAACGAATTTTCCATTGGTGATGTCCACTTGACCACCGCCAAAATTCGGGGCATAAATTCCATGCTTGACGGACGCAATGATTTCCTGTGGATCCATAGAACCACCCAGCATGTAAGTGTTGGTCATGCGTGGCATCGGCAAATGCGCATATGACTCACGACGTGCATTGCCAGTGGCTGCTGCGTTCATCAAGCGTGCATTCATGGCATCTTGCATATAACCTTTCAAAATACCATCCTCAATCAAGACATTGCGTTGCGTCGCATGGCCTTCATCATCGACATTCAATGAACCGCGACGACCCACCAACGTGCCATCATCGACCACGGTGACGCCTTTAGCAGCCACACGTTGACCAATTTTACCTGCGAAAGCCGATGAGCCTTTGCGATTAAAATCGCCCTCCAAACCATGACCAATGGCCTCATGCAACAACACACCAGGCCAACCAGGACCCAATACAACAGGTAAAATGCCCGCAGGTGCAGGCACGGCATCAAGATTGACCAAGGCTTGGCGCACCGACTCTTTGGCATAGCCATGCAATACGTCATCACTGAAATAACCATAATCGCTGCGTCCACCGCCGCCAGCAAAACCTTGTTCACGCCGACCGTTCGACTCGACCACGACAGAGCAATTCACGCGCACCAACGGCCGCACATCGGCCGCCAATCGCCCATCGGCTCGGGCAATCAAGACCACATCATATTCCGCCGACACACTTGCCATCACTTGCGTCACCCGAGGATCAACCGCCCGCGCCATTTTTTCCAAACGCTCCAACAACGCAACTTTTTCAGCCGAAGTCAGGCTGGCAATCGGGTCATGTGCCGCATACAATGCTGCCGCATAGGGTGAGATGGGTTTCATGCTCATGGGCAGCGCTGATTTTGACACCACTTTCACCCCCCGTGGATCAACTGCTGGGGCGATGTCGCGCGTCACACGTGCGGCATCAAGCAATGCATCAAGATGAATGTTGTCTGAATACGCAAATGCTGTTTTTTCACCCACCACTGTGCGCACGCCCACACCTTGATCGATACTAAAACTACCTGCTTTAACAATGCCCTCTTCTAAACTCCAACCTTCGCTGCGTGTGTATTGAAAATACAAGTCTGCATCGTCTGCATGGTGCGCAAACACTTCAGCGAACACGCGATCAAGGTTTTGAGTTGTCAAACCATAAGGTGTGAGCAATAAAGATTCGGCGATTTTAAAGTTATCGTGATGTAAGGTCATGTGTGAATTCAAAGTAAGGTCAACAAATCAGAAGGGATAAAAATATTTTAAGCGGGGAAAAAATATGCATTAGCAACACATATTGGGAGTAACGGTCTTGCGCCAGAAAAACCGAACACAAGACGCAATGGAGTGACGACAAATAAAACCAGTTTTTTATTTTCCATCTTTTACGGGTTGTTCCAATGCGCTGCCGCAACTCATGACCCTGTGCTTCAATGCAGGCAAACTTGCCCGCACTCGCGCAATGCGAGAGTTTAACAGATTGCCGCTGACCACGCCGACACCTTCTGGCAGAACCGCTTGCACCGCGCCCCATGGGTCAATCCACATTGTGTGACCAAATGTACGACGGCCATTTTCATGCGTGCCGCCCTGTCCACATGCGGCAAGGTAACATTGGTTTTCAATTGCACGTGCACGCAGTAAAATTTCCCAATGCGCCTGCCCTGTGGTGTACGTAAAAGCTGCCACCACCACCCAAGCAATCACCTCCCCAGCCATGCGAAACAATTCTGGGAAGCGAATGTCATAACAAATCGCAATCCCAATCCGTCCCCAAGGGCTATCCCATATGCACGGCGCAGTCGCATCACCCGCCATGATCGCATCACCCTCGTTGTACGATTCAATGCCATTGGTGAAACCAAACAAATGAATTTTATCGTAGCGCGCTTCAATGCGACCAGTTGGGGCATAAACGATCGTCGTATTGAACACCTTATTCGGATCATTGCTTTTCAATGGAACCGTACCTGCAATCAAGTAAATCTGATGTTGAATGGCCTGTTGACGTAAAAAATGTTGTAAAGGCGTCCCAACATGGGTCGCCTCCCCCACAAAGTCCTCTGCCACAGCCAGTTTATCGGTCTCATTGCGCCCCATGATGCAAAAATACTCGGGCAAAACCACCACTTGTGCACCATCGGCGACCGCTTTCGCAATCAACTCACGCGCTGTGCTGATGTTCACAAGCACATCGGTGGAGGACACCATTTGCACACATGCGATGCGTGGCGCAACATCATGGTCTTCTGAAATTGAATTGTTTGAACTCATGAGTCACCTTCTGTTTATTTGTAAGCAGATGCCATTGATTTGATAATTAAGAAGGGTCTTAGGAAGCAGAATTCAATAACGGCTCATCTCGCAGCATGTTAAGAAGCACTTTATACAAGTCGCTTTTGCGATGGTTAAACCTAAATTCAGTTTCCTTCAAATGCAGTAAAAATGTGTTTTTCGGAACGCCGTTAAACTGAACCAAACGACGTTTAGCATAGCTCCAGAATGATTCTATCCCATTCACATGATTAGAACCATTTACAAACTCATCGGCACCATGATTCACCCGGAAGTGTTTATCAAACCCGATGTCCACCAAGCCATTATAGCCGCGCCAACCATCGGTATGGATAACGCTGTTAATGTCTGCTTTCCCACGAATAATGGCTTGCAGGCTGGCTTTGGAAGCATCAGGCACAATCTCAGTGTAGATATTGCCATCACGTTTGAGTAAACCAAACACGATGGTTTTACCTGAAGCACCACGTCCGCGTTTACCTCGAACACGATGCGGACCAAAATATGATTCGTCGGCTTCCAACTCTCCTTTGAGTGGTGAGCCTTGGAGACAAACAATCACCAAACGACGACGAATCTTGAGGTAAATGGTGTTGATTGAACGAACGGATATGCCGCTTAACGCAGCACATTCCGTTGCCGTTAAATCAAGGGCAAAATACCGTAAAATTTGGCGAAACTTCGCTTCGCTAATTTTTGAATGTTTGAAGTACTTGTTTTTCATTTGGTCTCAAGAGCTTAGCGCATATTTTAATGCGTTTGCTTCCTAAGACCCTTAAGAATTGAAAGAAGCAAGCCACCCAATTCCCTTCGATAAATTCTGAGAACGACAACAGGTTTGTCCGCAATGCCCAACGAAGTTGTCAAAAGATGTTGAAAAAACTGAATATATTGCTCAATTTATAATTGACAAGCCTATGGGTATGAATATTAACGCAATTCAGTGAACCCTTCCGTTGATATTATAAGGAATCAAATTTCACCCATTCTGACATCCATCGATATCTCCACTAAACATCTGATGTTACATGGCTTTGATGATGAAAAAGCATCGTCATTGTCCCATTATATTTTAATTGGAATAACAACATTTGAATCAAAACATCTTATGATTTAAGGATATTTTGATTTATCCAAAAAATCAAACAAAAAACCCCTTGTACATACAAGGGGTTTTGATTAACGACATACACGCATGTCAACATCACATGTTTAAAGTCCGTTTATCCACGGCCAACGCCGCTTCACGCATCACTTCTGACATGCTTGGATGGGGATGGCATACACGGGCAATGTCTTCTGACGCTGCTTTGAATTCCATCGCCACAACAGCTTCTGCAATTAAATCTGATGCGCCTGCACCAATGATGTGCACGCCCAAAATTTCATCGGTCTTCGCATCAGCAATCATTTTCACAAAGCCTTCGGCTGAACCCATGCCCAAAGCACGACCATTGGCCATGAATGGGAATTGACCTGATTTGATTTCACGACCCGCTGCTTTGAGTGCTTCTTCAGTTTGGCCCACCCATGCAATCTCAGGACTGGTGTAAATCACCCAAGGCACGCAATTGTAATCGATGTGCGGTTTTTGGCCAACGATGCGTTCTGCAACAGCCACGCCCTCATCTTCAGCCTTATGTGCCAACATCGGGCCTGGAATCACATCACCAATCGCCCAAATGCCAGCCACTGCCGTCGCGCAATCATGGTTCACTTCAATGAACCCACGTTCATTGGTTTTCACACCCACCGCCTCGAGATTCAGATTGTCCGTATTGGGTGTACGACCCACAGAAACGATCAACTTATCAAACTCGCCTTTGGCTTCTGCACCATCAGCTGTTGTGTAGTTCACCGTCACGCTTTTTTTGCTGACCTTCACATCACCAATCGACACACCCAACTGAAATTTCAAGCCTTGTTTTTCAAACAGTTTTTTCGCTTCTTTGGCAATGGCACCATCGGCTGCGCCAAGGAATGCAGGCATGGCTTCGAGCACCGTCACTTCAGCACCCAAACGACGCCACACAGAACCCAACTCCAAACCAATCACACCCGCACCAATCACACCCAATTTCTTAGGCACGGTAGAGAAGTTCAACGCACCTTCGTTATCGCACACTTGAACATTGTCCACAGCGATGCTTGGCAAATGACGAGCCTTAGAACCTGTGGCGATGATGACATTTTTTGCGCTCACAATCGATGCATTACCGTCTTTGTCTGTCACTTGCACTTGAGTCAAACCACCCTCTTGCTTCACGAATGCGCCGTAACCTTTAAGCAAAATCACTTTGTTTTTCTTGAACAAATATTGGATGCCACCCGTCATTTTGTCAACGATGGCATTTTTACGTGCCACCATTTTGGCGGGATCCATGCTCACGCCTTTGACCGAAATGCCATTGTCTTCAAAATGATGGTTCGCATCTTCAAACAAATGCGAACTGTGCAACAACGCTTTAGATGGGATGCAACCCACATTCAAGCAAGTACCACCCAAACGTGGCTCACCTTTTGGATCATCATACGGATTGCCTTCAATGCAAGCCGTAGATAAGCCCAATTGCGCTGCACGAATCGCAGCAATGTAACCGCCAGGGCCTGCGCCGATGACGATGACGTCGAAAGTTTGTGACATTTTAAAAATCCTTGCAAAAAATATTTATTCAAATAATTAACTGTTTATACGGATTTAATTCCAAATCCAAATAATCGCAATTAATATTAATCAAAGCATTTTGATGCGCCTGTGAGTTAATAAAAAATACAATTCGATGTTCTCTGTCATCTTGATATTTCAAACTTTTTTTAAAAACATGTTCAATCTGTTTCTCTAACCCACTGTGGTCTTCGTCAGAGGAACCGATTACAACATGCTTATCCCCATATTGAATCGCTTTTTGTAAAAAACCAATTTGTAAATTGTTGATTTCGGCTATCGTCCAATTTTTTCCAAAAGGATGGCTTAAATCGGAAACTTTCATACTTTCTATGATTGAACGAAGTAAAAGCGACGAAAACTTATTAATATTCTCAATTTTATAGTAAGAGCACTTACCAAGTTTTATTGCAAGATTAAGCAATTCTTCGTGGTTTGGTTCAATTTGAAAAGCTGAGCAACAAAATAATAAACAATTTGGAAATGGAACAACAACGGTGCAATCAACAAACTGCAAAGTCCCCTCACCAGAAATAATTTGATTTAAACCAGGGATTCTGCTCATAGCATCGGAACCTTGGTATAAAGCGTTTACTTCATAATGCAGACGACCTTCTTCAGAATCAGAAATCGGGTTGTCAGTTTCCATTTGTTTATAATAATTAAAAGTTCCTAAACGAATTGTCCCCTGTCCTCGAACAGGATGATGCTCTTCATCTATGAACTTATAATAAAACATCATGAACCCTTAAGGAATATTATCAAGCAAGTAGGTTGGGGTGAACATTTTTGTGAACCCCAACACCCATGAGTTTAATAAAACAACACACCCATCAATACTTTTACCATGCTTGCAAGTGTTGGGGCTTACTTTGCTCACCGCCAACCTACGATGTGCTGCGTTTATTGACGCCCTACTTGCCTACTCATTTGTTTACACATCCAATAACAAACGGGCTGGATCTTCCAGTGCCTCTTTCATGGCCACCAAGCCCAGCACCGCTTCGCGACCATCAATGATGCGGTGATCATACGACATGGCGAGGTAATTCATTGGGCGAATGACGATTTGACCGTTTTCAACCACCGCACGGTCTTTGGTCGCATGAACGCCAAGGATCGCTGATTGTGGTGGGTTGATAATAGGCGTTGAGAGCATTGAACCAAACACACCGCCATTGGAAATACTGAATGTACCGCCCGTCATTTCTTCGATGGTGAGTTTACCGTCTTTGGCCTTTGCACCAAATTCTGCGATTTGCTTTTCAATATCAGCGAGACTGAGTTGATCGGCATTGCGGATAATGGGAACCACCAAACCACGTGGTGAACCAACGGCGATGCCAATGTCAAAGTAACCGTGGTAAACGATGTCATTGCCATCCACTGAGGCGTTCAAGACAGGGTATTTTTTCAAAGCAGCCACTGCGGCTTTAACAAAGAAACTCATGAAACCAAGTTTGACACCATGTTCTTTTTCAAATTTGTCTTTGTATTTGTTGCGCATTTCCATGACGGGTGCCATGTTCACTTCATTGAAAGTGGTCAAAATGGCATTGGTCGATTGTGATTGCAATAAACGTTCTGCGACACGTGCGCGCAAGCGGCTCATGGCAACACGCTGTTCTGGACGATCGGCCAAGATATTACCCACATTGATGGGTGCTTTAACCGCAGGCAAGCTCGCGCCTGCAGCAGGTGCGGGGATGCTTGATGCGGTCACAGCGGCACCGCTGGCGGCTGCTGCGAGGGCATCGCCTTTGGTCACGCGACCGTCTTTGCCTGAACCTACAACAGCATTCAAACCGTTTTCAGCCATGATTTTTGCAGCAGCTGGAGATGCAACGCCACCTGCCGATGCGGCAACAGGTGCGGCGGCGGCCACAGCGACGGCAGGTGCCGCTTGCGCCGCTGCTTGCGCCACAGGAGCGGTCGCGCCAGCAGTTGCTTCTGTGTCAATTTTTGCAATCAATTGACCGCTGGCAACGGTTGCACCGTCAGCGGCAATGACTTCAACCAAAACACCTGAAGCAGGCGCAGGTAATTCGAGAACAACTTTATCTGTTTCAACGTCAATCAAGTTTTCGTCACGAACAACGGCTTGACCGATTTTTTTGTTCCATGTGAGCAATGTTGCTTCAGCAATGGACTCTGATAATTGGGGGACAACAACGTCGATGATGGCCATTTTATTTCTCTTTCAAGTTGGAGCGGGCACATGACCCGCTGCATGATCTGTGGGGCGGTGGATTGTTTAATCCCACCGCGATCTTTCACAATATATTTAAAAACAAAAACTTAGAATCACTTCTTCAAGAAATTCTTGATCTTGCCAAATGCAGTTTGCATCATGGCTTTTTGTTGCTCATAATGTTTCGCATAGTAACCCACCGCTGGTGAAGCAGAGGCTGGACGACCAGCGTAAGCAAGTTTTTGTCCTTCTGAAAGGTTTTCAAACAGGTTGTGCTGCACTTGGAACCATGGACCTTGATTTTGAGGTTCATCTTGCACCCAGATGATTTCTTCGAGGTGTGGGTATTTTTTCAATTCAGCAGAAAAAGCTTTGTGTGGGAATGGATACATTTGCTCCAAACGAATCACAGGCACATTTTGATCTTTTTCTTCGCGGCGGAAAGCCAATACATCATAGTAGACTTTACCTGAGCAGACCAAAATGCGTTTCACTTTTGCATTATCAATTGAAACCGTAGCATCGCATTCACCAATTACTGTCTGGAACGAGCCTTTGGCCAAATCATTCAAGTCAGAAATCGCCTCTTTATGACGCAACAATGATTTTGGTGTGAAAATAATTAATGGCTTACGGAATGTCCCCACCATCTGACGACGTAAGATATGGAAAATCTGGGCTGGGGTTGTGGGTTGAACCACTTGCATGTTGTTGTCTGCGCACAGTTGCAAATAACGTTCAATACGAGCCGACGAGTGTTCTGGGCCTTGACCTTCATAGCCGTGTGGCAACATCAAGGTTAAGCCTGAAGCACGTCCCCATTTCACTTCACCACTTGAAATGAATTGATCGATCACGACTTGTGCGCCATTGGCGAAGTCGCCAAATTGCGCCTCCCAAATCACCAAGGTGTTGGGTGCCGTGGTTGAATAACCATATTCAAAACCCAATACAGCTTCTTCAGACAACACCGAATCAATGACGGAGAATGATGCTTGATCGGTCACATGTTGCAATGGAATGTAACTACCAGAGTCCCAGCGTTCACGGTTTTGGTCATGCACAACAGCATGACGGTGTGTGAATGTGCCGCGCCCTGAGTCTTGACCCGTGATGCGGATGTCGTAGCCATTGCTCAACAATGAGGCAAATGCCAAATGCTCACCCATACCCCAATCCAATGGCTGGTTGCCGTCTACCATGTTGCGACGGTCTTTCATCAGCTTCGCAACCAATGGGTGCGGTGTGACCGTATCTGGTAATGTGGTGATTTTTTCGCCCAAACGTTTCAATTCTGAAACTGGAATCGACGTGTTGGTTGCGTCTGCCCATTTTTTATTGAGGAATGAATCCCAATTGGTGGCGTATTGGTGCTTGTAATTGGTCAATACCGATGTGTGATAGTGACGACCTTCATCCATTGCGGCACGAAAATCGACGGTCATTTGATCGGCTTCGCCAGCGTTAAGCACGCCTTGTGTCGTCAATTTATCTGCGTACAGCGCACGCGTACCAGGATGTTTTGCAATGGTTTTATACATCAAGGGCTGCGTCAATGCAGGCGTGTCTTGCTCATTGTGACCGAGCTTACGGAAACACACGATGTCAATGACAACGTCTTTTTTATATGCTTGACGGTAGTCGAGTGCAAGCTGTGTCGCCCAAACCACTGACTCTGGATCATCACCGTTCACGTGTAAAACAGGCGCTTCAATCAGTTTGGCCACGTCAGTACAGTAAATGGTTGATCCTTTATCACGCGGATCCGATGTGGTGAAGCCAATTTGATTGTTAATGACCAAGTGCAGCGTACCATGTGTACCATAACCACGCGTTTGTGCGAGATTCAGTGTTTCCATAA
The window above is part of the Ephemeroptericola cinctiostellae genome. Proteins encoded here:
- the odhB gene encoding 2-oxoglutarate dehydrogenase complex dihydrolipoyllysine-residue succinyltransferase, which codes for MAIIDVVVPQLSESIAEATLLTWNKKIGQAVVRDENLIDVETDKVVLELPAPASGVLVEVIAADGATVASGQLIAKIDTEATAGATAPVAQAAAQAAPAVAVAAAAPVAASAGGVASPAAAKIMAENGLNAVVGSGKDGRVTKGDALAAAASGAAVTASSIPAPAAGASLPAVKAPINVGNILADRPEQRVAMSRLRARVAERLLQSQSTNAILTTFNEVNMAPVMEMRNKYKDKFEKEHGVKLGFMSFFVKAAVAALKKYPVLNASVDGNDIVYHGYFDIGIAVGSPRGLVVPIIRNADQLSLADIEKQIAEFGAKAKDGKLTIEEMTGGTFSISNGGVFGSMLSTPIINPPQSAILGVHATKDRAVVENGQIVIRPMNYLAMSYDHRIIDGREAVLGLVAMKEALEDPARLLLDV
- a CDS encoding 2-oxoglutarate dehydrogenase E1 component, translating into MMNDFLSNSYLFGGNAPYVEELYELYLDNPNSVPEQWRAYFDNMQHVPASNGETDARDVAHAPVIESFALRAKQNKFLTAQAANSDLGQAKKQVSVQSLVAAYRFLGSRWAELDPLKRRERPEIPELEPSFYGLTEADLDEKYSTSNTYFGQDSMSLRDLLQALRTTYCGTLGAEFMYISDPAEKRWWQERLESSKATPQFSAEQKKRIMLELTEAEGIERYLHTRYVGQKRFSLEGGESFIASMDALIQHGGAQGVQEIVIGMAHRGRLNVLVNILGKNPADLFAEFEGKHGDDLPAGDVKYHQGFSSDVTTAGGPVHLSLAFNPSHLEIVNPVVEGSARARQDRRGDVDGTQVLPVQVHGDAAFAGQGVVMETLNLAQTRGYGTHGTLHLVINNQIGFTTSDPRDKGSTIYCTDVAKLIEAPVLHVNGDDPESVVWATQLALDYRQAYKKDVVIDIVCFRKLGHNEQDTPALTQPLMYKTIAKHPGTRALYADKLTTQGVLNAGEADQMTVDFRAAMDEGRHYHTSVLTNYKHQYATNWDSFLNKKWADATNTSIPVSELKRLGEKITTLPDTVTPHPLVAKLMKDRRNMVDGNQPLDWGMGEHLAFASLLSNGYDIRITGQDSGRGTFTHRHAVVHDQNRERWDSGSYIPLQHVTDQASFSVIDSVLSEEAVLGFEYGYSTTAPNTLVIWEAQFGDFANGAQVVIDQFISSGEVKWGRASGLTLMLPHGYEGQGPEHSSARIERYLQLCADNNMQVVQPTTPAQIFHILRRQMVGTFRKPLIIFTPKSLLRHKEAISDLNDLAKGSFQTVIGECDATVSIDNAKVKRILVCSGKVYYDVLAFRREEKDQNVPVIRLEQMYPFPHKAFSAELKKYPHLEEIIWVQDEPQNQGPWFQVQHNLFENLSEGQKLAYAGRPASASPAVGYYAKHYEQQKAMMQTAFGKIKNFLKK